The following proteins are encoded in a genomic region of Brachypodium distachyon strain Bd21 chromosome 1, Brachypodium_distachyon_v3.0, whole genome shotgun sequence:
- the LOC100832486 gene encoding granule-bound starch synthase 1, chloroplastic/amyloplastic: MAALVTSQLAATCAGMPPPPSSVLRRGHHGKIVGMRTTARATAPARRTTTTPQRGGRIIRRASAVVRAGAGATGAGMNIVFVGAEMAPWSKTGGLGDVLGGLPPAMAANGHRVMVISPRYDQYKDAWDTSVVAEIKVGDSYEMVRFFHCYKRGVDRVFVDHPWFLEKVWGKTGEKIYGPDTGTDYKDNQLRFSLLCQAALEVPRILSLDNNPFYSGPYGEDVVFVCNDWHTGPLACYLKNSYQSNGIYRTAKVAFCIHNISYQGRFSLDDFSLLNLPARFKSSFDFIDGYDKPVEGPKINWMKGGILEADRVLTVSPYYAEELISGIARGCELDNIMRLTGITGIVNGMDVSEWDPTKDKFIAVKYDASTAVEGKALNKEALQAEVGLPVDRKVPLVAFIGRLEEQKGPDVIAAAIPEILDEDVQIVLLGTGKKKFERLFKSLEERFPEKVRAVVKFNAPLAHYIMAGADLLAVTSRFEPCGLIQLQGMRYGTPCACASTGGLVDTIVEGETGFHMGRLSVDCNVVEPEDVKKVATTLKRAVKVVGTPAHQEMVRNCMAQDLSWKGPAKNWEEVLLGLGVAGSEPGIVGEEIAPLAKENVAAP; encoded by the exons ATGGCGGCTCTGGTCACGTCCCAGCtcgccgccacgtgtgccggcatgccgccgccgccgtcgtccgtGCTCCGGCGCGGCCACCATGGCAAGATCGTCGGCATGAGGACCACCGCCCGCGCGACGGCGCCTGCGCGGAGGACCACGACGACGCCGCAGCGCGGGGGCCGGATCATCAGGCGCGCCTCCGCCGTGgtgcgcgccggcgccggcgccacggGCGCTGGCATGAACATCGTCTTCGTCGGCGCCGAGATGGCGCCCTGGAGCAAGACCGGCGGCCTCGGCGAcgtcctcggcggcctccCGCCCGCCATGGCC GCGAACGGGCACCGGGTCATGGTCATCTCCCCGCGCTACGACCAGTACAAGGACGCCTGGGACACCAGCGTCGTCGCCGAG ATCAAGGTCGGGGACAGCTACGAGATGGTGAGGTTCTTCCACTGCTACAAGCGCGGCGTCGACCGCGTCTTCGTCGACCACCCATGGTTCCTCGAGAAG GTTTGGGGCAAGACCGGCGAGAAGATCTACGGGCCCGACACGGGCACGGATTACAAGGACAACCAGCTCCGCTTCAGCCTTCTTTGCCAG GCAGCGCTGGAAGTACCCAGGATCCTCAGCCTCGACAACAACCCGTTCTACTCAGGACCCTACG GGGAAGACGTGGTGTTCGTGTGCAACGACTGGCACACAGGCCCGCTCGCCTGCTACCTCAAGAACAGCTACCAGTCCAACGGCATCTACAGAACCGCAAAG GTTGCTTTCTGCATCCACAACATCTCGTACCAGGGCCGCTTCTCCTTAGACGACTTCTCGCTGCTGAACCTTCCCGCTCGGTTCAAGTCGTCCTTCGACTTCATCGACGGGTACGACAAGCCGGTGGAAGGGCCCAAGATCAACTGGATGAAGGGCGGGATCCTGGAGGCCGACAGGGTGCTGACGGTGAGCCCGTACTACGCGGAGGAGCTCATTTCCGGGATCGCCAGGGGCTGTGAGCTGGACAACATCATGCGGCTTACGGGGATCACCGGCATCGTCAACGGCATGGACGTCAGCGAGTGGGATCCCACCAAGGACAAGTTCATCGCGGTCAAATATGACGCCTCCACC GCGGTGGAGGGGAAGGCGCTGAACAAGGAGGCGCTGCAGGCCGAGGTGGGGCTGCCGGTGGACCGGAAGGTGCCGCTGGTGGCGTTCATCGGCAGgctggaggagcagaaggGACCCGAcgtcatcgccgccgccatccctgAGATCTTGGACGAAGACGTCCAGATCGTCCTCCTG GGCACCGGGAAGAAGAAGTTCGAGCGGCTGTTCAAGAGCTTGGAGGAGAGGTTCCCGGAGAAGGTGCGTGCCGTGGTGAAGTTCAACGCGCCGCTGGCGCACTACATcatggccggcgccgaccTGCTCGCCGTCACCAGCCGCTTCGAGCCCTGCGGCCTCATCCAGCTCCAAGGGATGCGCTACGGCACG CCCTGCGCGTGCGCTTCCACCGGCGGTCTTGTGGACACGATCGTCGAGGGCGAGACTGGGTTCCACATGGGCCGCCTCAGCGTCGAC TGCAACGTGGTGGAGccggaggacgtgaagaaggtGGCGACCACCCTGAAGCGCGCCGTCAAGGTCGtcggcacgccggcgcaccaGGAGATGGTCAGGAACTGCATGGCCCAGGACCTCTCCTGGAAG GGGCCTGCCAAGAACTGGGAGGAGGTGCTGCTGGGGCTGGGGGTCGCCGGGAGCGAGCCGGGGATCGTCGGCGAGGAGATCGCGCCGCTCGCCAAGGAGAACGTCGCCGCTCCCTGA